In Parasegetibacter sp. NRK P23, the genomic stretch ATAATCCGATTGTTTGGTATCGAACATATTAAAACCATCGTGGTGCTTGGTGGTGAACACGAGGTATTTCATGCCGGCTTTCTCTGAAACGGCGGCCCATTTTTCCGGATCGAATTTTACGGGATTGAACTTTTCCGACTGCCCCCAATACCATTTTTTATAATCATCGTACGCGATGGTACTGTCGCGGTCTATCCAGGATTCATTGCAGATGGACCAGGATTCAATGATACCCGGTACCGCGTAAATGCCCCAATGGATGATAATGCCGAATTTCTTATCGCGCCATGCTTCGAGTTTTTCTTTTACCAACGGGTCTTCCGGCCATTCATAAACCGAAGACTGGTGGTGCAGGTTGTTCTGCGCCATGCCTGCGGAAAGAAACAGACTCAGTAACAAGGCAAAGATTTTTCCTTTTCTCATATTTAAAAATTATTGTACCTGTGTATGCTGCATCAGCCATTGCAGGTTGAAGCGATAGTACAGGTTGCTGCTTAACAAATGAATCGTATTGTCTGGTGTTTGCGTTGCCGCAAGGTATCCTTTTGGTTCGGCGGTATTTTCATCCATGGTGAATGTTTTGGTCCAGGCACCGCCTTCCAGTAGACGGGTGTTCCCATCGGAAAGTAATTTCACCACTGGCCATGTTGCCCCATCGTCAAAAGACAACGCCGCGTACATGCCTTTTTTCCCTGGAAGAAGTCCGTCGTTTTCACTGAACGATAAGAGAAGAATGGGCCCTTCGTTCAGTCTTTTTAACACCAGTCTTTGCCCGCTGCCCACCGGGGGAAACGGAGACGGCGCATAACGCCAGGTTCTTCCGCCATCAGAAGAAATACTGAGTGGCATCCGGAGTAAGCCATTTTCATTCACGATATCGTCATTCCTGCCGAGCGCCAGCAACCGGCCATCCTTTAGTTCCACCACACCCGCATGTATGCCTGCTATTCTTTTACCCGTGCCTCCGTTAATGAACGGAGGGACTTCGTTCATATCACTGAGCAGGGTCCAGCTTTTTCCTCCATCCATACTCTCGTGCAGCACCGAACCTCCTTTCGGACCAGGCACCGCATCGCATACCTGGATCAGTTTTCCGGAAGAAGTCGCAAACATCCCCGCGATCACCTGGTGACCGGGTTCGTGTTCCGGCTGCACCAGTCTTGGCGCGCTCCAGGTTTCCCCGTTGTTGTTGCTGGTGCGGAACATCATAGCGAGGTTCTGCCAGTCGCCTGCGGCTTCCACGCCGTTCATATGGTATAAAGTGCCTTGTTGATCTGTAAACAATGAAGAGCCGGTCATGTTTCTATCGGGCACTTTACAGAACAAGGTGGCGGGTTCCCAATCTTCTTTTCCCGGCTTCAGTCTCGACTGAAGGATCACCATCTCCCGACCATGTTCCTCATTCGTGGAGAACCAGATGGCCAGCAGGTCGCCGTTTTCGCACCAGGTGATGGCCGGACAATGGTTATGGGCGTAGAACGGAACATTTTCAGCGGGGTTTTTCACGTAGGGCACCGGTGTTTTAAAAACGGGATTGGCGGTTGGTTTCCAAGCGAATTTTTGCTGGTTAACTTCATTCCCGGTTGCTTCTGGCGTAGTAAAACTCTGTTTTCCCGAAACACCCATTACCACACGAAATCCGGTGAGCCAGTGTTTATCCTCCGGCAACATCCCCATCCTGTTGGCGCTCCGTAAATAGTTGAGTCGGGTATTGTGACTACCGCCACGCGTCACCCGGTACAAGCCTGTTCTTCCCCCAGCCGGGTTGGTTTGGGGAGATGACGGGTAAGGCGCATACCAGGAACTACACCATTCTTCGACGTTACCGTGCATATCGTGTAAGCCCCAGGCATTGGCAGGAAACATGGCCACCTGGAGGGAAACAGGTACCGGTGTACGGTTGGTTTGCTGCTGTTTTAAAAAAGCTTTCGGGAAACTATCGCCGGTATTAAAACTGGTTGTGGTTCCTGCACGACAGGCATATTCCCATTCGGCTTCGGTAGGTAAACGATAAGGCTTGCCTTCATTTTTGGAGAGCCATGCACAGAATTGCTGCGCTTCCTGGTAACTCACAAATACGACCGCATCCTGATCGCCGGAAGAAAAGCCGTTTTTACCCCGCAATTGTTTGTGTGAAGGATCAAACATTTCGTACTGCGCATTCGTCACTTCCGTTGCGCCCATGTGAAACGGCCGGGTAAGCGTTACACGATGGGCTTGGCTTTCATCATAGTTCTCCCCTGTTCCTTCACTGCCCATCAGGAAACTTCCTGCCTTAACGGGTACCATCTTCATCCCGATACTGTTCACGAACTGCGCCCGTGCCGGGAACATGAACACTACTGCGGCTATGAGATACAAATACTTCACCCCAACAATTTACAAGTGTTTTTAGTTTCTGTCAACGGCATCGGTTTCCGACAACTTCCATTCGTTGCTGAAGAAGCCCGCTGATTTTATAGCGGAAGCCCCTTGTTTCAGCATCTCCAGCGAAAAGATCATGTAATCGGGGAATCCGCTGGCACCTGCGAAATACTGGTTACCATCCGCCGCCTTCATTCCTTTCAATCCTGTTCCGGTTATCGCGGCCACGGAAGCCGTGTTGGAATGCGCGAGCGGCCATACCAGGTAAGCCGCCAGATCGTCTCCGGTAAAGGTCTTGTTACCGTTCGTGATTTTGTTACGGTCAACCTGGATGGGACAATCTTTCAGCAGCAGGTCCCATGCGCTATTGGTGGAACGGTTACCGACAAGGATCACGCCGCGGTCCCTGTATTTTTCGATGGAATATGCTTTATCGGGAATAATATCCACGGCGCCGTTGCCACGGTAGTACCAGGTTTCGGCATCATAACGCGCTTTGTTGTAGCTCCAGTCGTTCTCTTCCTTCGTTCCGGAAGTTCCGTATACGAACACCATATGGTGTTGGAACGCGTCTTTCAATGTACCATAACGATGTGGTCCTTTCTGCGTGGCGGATGGCCGCGAAACGAGTTGCCATTCACCGGTTTTGTTTGCGAGGAATACACTGTCGGTTGTGGATTTAACGACGTATTTCAGCGTGTTTTTTCCATCGAGTGTGATGTTCAGTTCTTTTCCTGCCATAAAATCTTTCAGTGCGAAAGCCAGCATCGCCACATTTTGTGTTGTACCGGAGATGGTTCCGGCGTTGAGGTCCCTGTTGAGCTGTATACGGCTGTACATCAGCGGATGTTGTTGCTGGTATATACCGGCCCAGTAATAAGCAGCGGATATACCAGGACTGGCGGCGCTGAAATCAATTGTATTCACGGTGGAATCGATGGGGCGTTTGTGCCACTGGAAGAAATCGAACATCGGTTTCCAATCCACGCTGTGGTCGCCGAACCAATGGCTGCCGCCGGGATATTCATAATAACTCATATCGGGATGGAAAGTACCCAGCAACTGCCGCATCTGGCGGGCATAAGTGACGGGCACCGTTCTATCGGCATCGCCGTGAAAAACATATACGCCAAGTGGCTTGTAGTTGAACGCAAGTTTGGGTACATCGCTCTGGTTGCTGGAGCGGAGCAATAGTTGTTCGAGCGGATCGGCGCTGGAATCGGGGATGAGTCCATCTGCGGAGCCGTATCCTTTCATGGTAGGGTATCCCGCGCAGGGCGCGATGGCGGCCCATTTATCGGGATAGGTGGCGCCGAGGAACCAGGTACCGTGCCCACCCATGGAGTGACCCGTAAGGTAGATCGATTGGGGATCGGGGTTAAATTTATTTTTTGCGATATTCAGTACTTCGAGGGCATCGAGCCTGCCCCAGTCTTCCCAGTTGAAACCGCGCGGCCTTCTGTTGGTGGCGGCCACGAGTGTACCCCAGTCTTTGGAGCGGTACGCCCTTGCCTGCCCCAGCGCTTCTACACCGGCACCATGTACGGAGAGGAAAAGCGCGTTGCCTTTGTCGCCGTTCCTGGGTGTAACGGCGTAATACTGCAGACTTCCATCCATATCGCTCACAAAAGTATTGCTGTAAGATTCGGTTGGCAGCACGGCTTCCACTTCAAAACTTTTGGTATCCTGTACTTTTCCCTCTTTCAGCAACACCGCTTCACAACTGAACTTCCCCTTTTCATGAACGCCTGTACCATCAAAACCCACCGCTACTTTCCTGGAAGACATCGCCGGGATAGCTGGAATGGCCGTTACCTTTTCTTTGCCATCCAACCTGGTTCGGATCTGCAACCCGTTCATGGGCGCATTGGTTGTATTCAGCACCACTAAACCAGCCATCGCATTCGCTTCCTGCTTACCGATCACAATGCTGGGCAATGTAAGATCTTCCGTATTCAGTTGTAAAGCTTTCGGCGACAATTGCAAAGCTGCTTCAATAAATGCACCGCGTACATAAAATTCGTTCAGCCCCTTCTTCAGGGCAACGGGAATGTACATGTAACCGAGGTTGTACACGTCTCCGGTATGAATGGCGCCATTCACATACACAGCACTGTTTCCTTTTACATTCAATACAGCGGTTTGTGCCTTCGGGGCAGTATAGGTGAGGTAAACATAAGCGCCTCCTCTGCCGATAGCGCCGCGCTGCGACTGCATATTCACACCAGGACCCGCGGGCACACCGGGATTCCGTTGCTCTGTATTAATGGTCCTTAACCTGTTGGCGCTGTCGGCTTCTATTTTGATCCAGGTGATTTTCTCCCCTTTTTCGTTGGTGGAAAAAACGGCACCAGCGGTGGGTGTTTTCAACGAACCGTTGTACAGGTGATATGCCAGGGGATCGGTGAATACAGCTTCACGTCCGTAACGGGTGCCGGTTGGGGCGATGAGGCCGGAGCGGAACTGGTGGATGTGCTGGGCGGAGGTGGATGTAAAGAAGATGAGTTGTTCTAAGACTATTAAAATAGTTAAATGTTTCATTATATTTTAAATATAAAGGGGAGGTATATTTCCTCCCCTAGATTAAAAAATCAAAAACTAAATTATTGCTTTATCAACTTCTCATATGTCCACCCTTTACCATAAAAAATCTTCATAAAATAAATGTCAGACTTAAGGTCAGATATGTTAATATCTGTTCTTGACACCCCTTTGGCAAACCGAATCTTTCTAACCAAATTTCCTATTCTGTCAAAAATTAACACCTGATATATCGCTCCCTCCTGACCATTTACCTGATCTTTCTTAGAAATTGTAATCCGCCCTAACGATGGATTAGGAGAAACACTAAAACTACTAAATCCGCCACCACAATTAGTCCCACTTTGAATTGAAACTGGGAGCCATGCAGTCCAATTTCCATATCCGCAATTATTCTGACCACGAGCCCTTACCTGTGCAGTATAAGGGTAATATTGATTTTGAAAAATTACTGATATCCCTGCATTATTATCCGATGGGCAAATAGCCATTCCGGTGTTTTCCATTACAGTTGCGGAAAAAGGAGTAACCTCCCATTCTACATTTGTTAGACCTCCAGGTACAGATCCGCACCTATATTGAGTATTTATAAAATTAGCACCAAACATAATAGGCACATTTGGGCAATAAGGGGATTGAGAGCTGTTAGTAAAAATTGAAAACTGTCCTTCTCCAGGTCCTCCAACCTGAACCTGTCTTGAAACAGTATAACTAAAAGCACAATGTGTAATCAACGCAGTAAGGTCTATCAAACCACTCTGGCCCCCTGGGATGCGCGACAATATTACTTGAGGTTGATTACTATTGGCAGGAACTGATGCTATAGACGAGTTTGAGGATGACCAGCTGATTGATGCTCCTGACGGCAACCCGTTTAGAGAAAAACTTATTGAGCCATTACATAAGTTATTGGAACTGCCTGTAATTGAAAATGTTGGCGCTGGTCGTGCTATTGAAATAACAGCCTCTGTTCCTGGCTTTAAAAAACCATTACATGGGTTGACCGCCCTTATTCGAATCACACCATTATCGCCGTTTGACAAGTCGGAGGTAATAGTAGCACTAGTATTTCCTGAAATCCATCCACCTGTAGATGTTGTTCCGTTAATTTGCCAACCAGTTGGAAGAAGATACTCAAAGGACGACACTGAACCAAATTCAACATTGTCATCGTTGGGATTTAAAAATTTAACAGGCGCAAAAGAAATAGGGATTGATTGTATTTCGCATCTAGGCACTTGAATAGTGCTGAGAGAAAGTATAGGTTTCGACTTTACACCTGAACTTCCGAAAGATTTAATCCTCTTAAATACAACATCCGATTCGGGGTATTGCGTTGTACCATTTGAAAAGTTGAACCTAAATGCCTGATTAAGCCCATCATCTGAAAACCGGCCTCTAAATCTAAAAACCTTATATTGCCCAGCATTTGAAATAAATCCATTATCAAGTATCATTGCATTTTGAGGTATACCATCATTACTTGAAATCCTCACGGGAGAAACACTTACAGAACTGATATTTGTCAATGTAGAACAAGTAAATTCATAATCTACATTCGGACAATACTCTGCGTCAGTTCCCTGAGCCACTATCACATTCTGGGCTTGAGAAATTTTAAAAGAACAAAGTAGAACAATCAGAATAATACGTTTCATAAAATAAGGTTTAAAGAGGAGTATAACTTTCGTTATACTCCTTAATCATAAGAATTTTTATTCAGAGAAATTCGTTATTCATAATTATAGTCGCTCCAGTAAGGATTAACTCCCCGCTTCGCGGCCGGCACCCAGAATATGGGTGTGGTGAA encodes the following:
- a CDS encoding SUMF1/EgtB/PvdO family nonheme iron enzyme, which produces MKYLYLIAAVVFMFPARAQFVNSIGMKMVPVKAGSFLMGSEGTGENYDESQAHRVTLTRPFHMGATEVTNAQYEMFDPSHKQLRGKNGFSSGDQDAVVFVSYQEAQQFCAWLSKNEGKPYRLPTEAEWEYACRAGTTTSFNTGDSFPKAFLKQQQTNRTPVPVSLQVAMFPANAWGLHDMHGNVEEWCSSWYAPYPSSPQTNPAGGRTGLYRVTRGGSHNTRLNYLRSANRMGMLPEDKHWLTGFRVVMGVSGKQSFTTPEATGNEVNQQKFAWKPTANPVFKTPVPYVKNPAENVPFYAHNHCPAITWCENGDLLAIWFSTNEEHGREMVILQSRLKPGKEDWEPATLFCKVPDRNMTGSSLFTDQQGTLYHMNGVEAAGDWQNLAMMFRTSNNNGETWSAPRLVQPEHEPGHQVIAGMFATSSGKLIQVCDAVPGPKGGSVLHESMDGGKSWTLLSDMNEVPPFINGGTGKRIAGIHAGVVELKDGRLLALGRNDDIVNENGLLRMPLSISSDGGRTWRYAPSPFPPVGSGQRLVLKRLNEGPILLLSFSENDGLLPGKKGMYAALSFDDGATWPVVKLLSDGNTRLLEGGAWTKTFTMDENTAEPKGYLAATQTPDNTIHLLSSNLYYRFNLQWLMQHTQVQ
- a CDS encoding prolyl oligopeptidase family serine peptidase; amino-acid sequence: MKHLTILIVLEQLIFFTSTSAQHIHQFRSGLIAPTGTRYGREAVFTDPLAYHLYNGSLKTPTAGAVFSTNEKGEKITWIKIEADSANRLRTINTEQRNPGVPAGPGVNMQSQRGAIGRGGAYVYLTYTAPKAQTAVLNVKGNSAVYVNGAIHTGDVYNLGYMYIPVALKKGLNEFYVRGAFIEAALQLSPKALQLNTEDLTLPSIVIGKQEANAMAGLVVLNTTNAPMNGLQIRTRLDGKEKVTAIPAIPAMSSRKVAVGFDGTGVHEKGKFSCEAVLLKEGKVQDTKSFEVEAVLPTESYSNTFVSDMDGSLQYYAVTPRNGDKGNALFLSVHGAGVEALGQARAYRSKDWGTLVAATNRRPRGFNWEDWGRLDALEVLNIAKNKFNPDPQSIYLTGHSMGGHGTWFLGATYPDKWAAIAPCAGYPTMKGYGSADGLIPDSSADPLEQLLLRSSNQSDVPKLAFNYKPLGVYVFHGDADRTVPVTYARQMRQLLGTFHPDMSYYEYPGGSHWFGDHSVDWKPMFDFFQWHKRPIDSTVNTIDFSAASPGISAAYYWAGIYQQQHPLMYSRIQLNRDLNAGTISGTTQNVAMLAFALKDFMAGKELNITLDGKNTLKYVVKSTTDSVFLANKTGEWQLVSRPSATQKGPHRYGTLKDAFQHHMVFVYGTSGTKEENDWSYNKARYDAETWYYRGNGAVDIIPDKAYSIEKYRDRGVILVGNRSTNSAWDLLLKDCPIQVDRNKITNGNKTFTGDDLAAYLVWPLAHSNTASVAAITGTGLKGMKAADGNQYFAGASGFPDYMIFSLEMLKQGASAIKSAGFFSNEWKLSETDAVDRN
- a CDS encoding T9SS type A sorting domain-containing protein — its product is MKRIILIVLLCSFKISQAQNVIVAQGTDAEYCPNVDYEFTCSTLTNISSVSVSPVRISSNDGIPQNAMILDNGFISNAGQYKVFRFRGRFSDDGLNQAFRFNFSNGTTQYPESDVVFKRIKSFGSSGVKSKPILSLSTIQVPRCEIQSIPISFAPVKFLNPNDDNVEFGSVSSFEYLLPTGWQINGTTSTGGWISGNTSATITSDLSNGDNGVIRIRAVNPCNGFLKPGTEAVISIARPAPTFSITGSSNNLCNGSISFSLNGLPSGASISWSSSNSSIASVPANSNQPQVILSRIPGGQSGLIDLTALITHCAFSYTVSRQVQVGGPGEGQFSIFTNSSQSPYCPNVPIMFGANFINTQYRCGSVPGGLTNVEWEVTPFSATVMENTGMAICPSDNNAGISVIFQNQYYPYTAQVRARGQNNCGYGNWTAWLPVSIQSGTNCGGGFSSFSVSPNPSLGRITISKKDQVNGQEGAIYQVLIFDRIGNLVRKIRFAKGVSRTDINISDLKSDIYFMKIFYGKGWTYEKLIKQ